GGTATTGCACGAAATGCCCGCGCTCCGGGTTCCAGAAGTTGTCCCAGATGTCGGCGTGAATAGCCTGCCGGGTCTGGTCCCAGCGGGCGAAGGGCGCCGGCAGCGAACGTTTCGAAGCGAGTCGGATCGCCCGGTCCAGCGCCACCCAGCACATCAGTCGCGAGTGCAGAAAGTGATGTTGCTCACCGCGCATTTCCCAGATGCCTACATCCTTGGTCTGCCAGGTCTCACAGACCTGATCGACCACTTCCATCACATGTTTCCAGCCTTCGTGGGAAATCGCGTCGCCGTACTTGTTGACCAGATAAACGGCGTCCATCAGTTCGCCGAAGATATCCAGTTGAATCTGGTCGTAGGCGCCATTGCCGATGCGCACCGGTTTTGCACCGCCATGCCCGGACAAGTGCGTGAGTTCGGTTTCCGGCAGTTCCTGACGGCCGTCGATGGCGTAGAGGATGTTGAGTTTCATCGGCTGGCCGCTGCAATCGCTGACCCGCCCGCGCAGCCAGCGCATGTAGCCGTTGGCTTCGTCGACAAAGCCCAGGCGCATGAAGGCGTAGACGGTGAACGAGGCGTCGCGGATCCAGGTGTAGCGATAGTCCCAGTTGCGTTCGCCGCCGGGCGTTTCCGGCAGGCCGAAGGTGGCGGCGGCGAGGATTGCGCCGTGCTGGCGTGAGGTCAGCAGCTTCAGGGCGAGGGCCGAGCGGTTGACCATTTCCCGCCAGCGACCGCGATAGTTGGACTGGCCGATCCAGTCGCGCCAGAACTTCAGAGTGCGTTCGATGCACAGCTGCGCGGCGCCTTCGGCAAAGCGTGGATCGTCGCTGTCGCCGAGCATGAACGCGGCGGTTTGATCCTGTTTGAGGGTGAATTGCCCGACGGCTGCTTCCTGATCGACGCTCAAGGTTTGGTCCGACGCCAGTCGCAATGTCGGCTGCCCGCTGGCGCTGAACAGCACATCCTTTTTATCGGTGGCGGCGCGGGTTTGAGCGCGGGCGTAGTCATGCCGCACCGCGCAGCGCAGATGAAATGTCGCCTGCCCGCT
The window above is part of the Pseudomonas fluorescens genome. Proteins encoded here:
- a CDS encoding glycoside hydrolase family 15 protein, with the translated sequence MAEHHSERQSPIDAHGIIGDMRSAALVNDKGSVDFFCWPEFDSPSIFCSLLDTPDAGIFQLAPDLPDARREQIYLPDTNVLQTRWLSDHAVVEITDLLPIGDNDDALPLLMRRVRVVSGQATFHLRCAVRHDYARAQTRAATDKKDVLFSASGQPTLRLASDQTLSVDQEAAVGQFTLKQDQTAAFMLGDSDDPRFAEGAAQLCIERTLKFWRDWIGQSNYRGRWREMVNRSALALKLLTSRQHGAILAAATFGLPETPGGERNWDYRYTWIRDASFTVYAFMRLGFVDEANGYMRWLRGRVSDCSGQPMKLNILYAIDGRQELPETELTHLSGHGGAKPVRIGNGAYDQIQLDIFGELMDAVYLVNKYGDAISHEGWKHVMEVVDQVCETWQTKDVGIWEMRGEQHHFLHSRLMCWVALDRAIRLASKRSLPAPFARWDQTRQAIHADIWDNFWNPERGHFVQYQGGTALDGSMLLMPLVRFVSAKDPKWLATLEAIEKHLVRDGMVYRYRNDDSGIDGLAGTEGAFAACSFWYVECLARAGQLEKAHLEFEQLLRYANPLGLYAEEFDNRGRHLGNTPQALTHLALISAASFLDRKLSGEKNYWQP